From Rhodopseudomonas palustris:
GGCCGCAACATTGACGCCGCCAACGCTTTCGGTACCATCGGGTACCGAATTCATATCACATCTGGTACCGATTGGTACCGGCAACCAGCAGCCTGCGACAAACATACCTAACCCGATGAATGAGCGATCGAAAATAAGCGACGATCCGCGCCGCGGGGCGATCCTGCAGGCGGCGTTCGACGTCTTCGTCGAAAAGGGCTTCGACGCTGCGACCACCGCCGAGATCGTCCGCCGGGCGAAAACCTCGAAGCGGACGCTGTACGCATTCTTCGCCAGCAAGCAGGACATCCTGACCGCGCTGGTGCGCTACGGCAGCCAGAAGCTGCAGCCGTCGCCGGAGCTACCGGCGCCGCAGAACCGCGCCCAGTTCCTCGCCGTGCTGGAGCAGTTCGGCCGCGGGTTTCTCGGCGAATTGCTGCATCCCGAGCGCACCGCGATGTATCGCCTGGCGATCGCCGAAGCCGGACGCGGCGGCGCGCTGGTGGCGCGCGAGCTCGACGCCAACGGCCGGCAGCCGGTGATGCGGGCGGCCACGCGATTCTTCGATCAGGCCGCGGCGCGCGGCATCATCCGGCGCGCGGACATCGCGACGCTGCTCAGCGTTTATTTCTCGGTGCTGATCGGCTTCGCGCAGTTGCAGACGCTGCTCGGCACCGAGCCGCCGCTCGACGCCGAGGCGATCGCCCAGCGCGCCGCACTGGCGACGCGGGCGATGGAGCGGATGATGCAGCCGGACAATTCGGACAGTTAGGGCAGATCGCGACTAAGCCTCGTCCAGTCCGCGCTGCATCGCGTTGCGGGCCGCTTCGCGGTGGGCGGGGGTGATGTTGCTCGCGACCATGCGCAGCGCGGTGGCGAGGATCGCGGCGTCGTCGGTGAATCCGAGGATCGGCAGGATGTCCGGCATGAAGTCGAACGGCAGCACGAAATAGGCGATAGCGCCGAGCAGCGCGACCTGGACATGCCGCGGCGTCTGGCGGTCGAACGCGCAGTAATAGGCGGCGAGGATGTCTTCGGCGAACGGCAGATGCGCCGCGACCCGCTTGATCTTGTGCCAGAACCTGCGGCGCACGCTCTCGGGATCCTGCGCGAGCTTGTCGGCCGGCTCGAAGCCAACGCTGTGTTCGGTGGTCATCGCGTCCCCTCCGCGCGTGCGGAAATGCAGTCGTCCTTGCCCTTCCATCTGGTGATCAGGACGTCCCGCCGCAACCTGGGCGGAAACTCACGCGACACCGAATTGCGCCGCGATCGCATTCATCGCCGTCGCCAGTTCGATGTCGCGTACCGTCACGCCGCCGGCGTCGTGGGTGGTCAGCACCACCTCCACGGTCTTGTAGACGTTGCGCCATTCCGGGTGATGGTCGGCCTTCTCGGCGACCAGAGCGGCGCGAGTCATGAAGCCGAACGCCTCGTTGAAATCCTCGAACACGAAGCTGCGCGCGATCGCATCGCGGCCCTCGACCTCGCTCCAGCCTGGTAAGCCCTGCAGCGCCTGCTGCCGCTCCTTGCCCGTCAGCCGCTCGACCATGCCGCTCTCCTCACGTCAAGTTTATCGGGTGGACCCGTTCCGCGCCGAACTCGGCCACAAAGGGCGGGCCAGATGTTCGTCTGCGCCGCTTCACCATAACGGGCGGAGCAGCAAAACGGAAAGTCTCGCACGGCGATGGAACTGCTATGATGGGGCTGTGACCGGGATGGATTTCAAGCGACTGTTTGCCCGGTCGATGGACGAGCCCGAACCGGTGGACCCGTTGCTGCATGCGTCTCCGCGCCCGGTGCGGCGGAGAACGACGCTGATTTCGCTGGCCGCCATTCTGGCGCTGGTCGGCACCATCAGCGCTGCCTATTATTTCGCGATGCGGCCGGCGACGCTGAAGATCGCAGTCGGCCCGCAGGCCAGCGACGATCTGCGCCTCATTCAAGGGCTGGCGCAGGTGTTCGCGCGCGAGCGCAATATCGTCCGGATGCGGCCGATCGTCACCGACGGGCCGGCGGCGAGCGCCGCGGCGCTGAAATCCGACGCCACCGATCTCGCGGTGATCCGCGGCGATCTGCCGGTGCCGCGCAACGCCCGCTCGGTCGCGGTGCTGCACAAGAACGTCGCCGTGCTGTGGGCGCCCGGCAGAGCTGCGACCGGCAAACGCAAGAAGGCCGCGGTCGCCGGGATCACCACCATCACCCAACTGCTCGGCAAGCGCGTCGGCGTCATCGGCCGCACCGAAGCCAATGCGGGGCTGCTCGAGGTGATCCTGCGGCAATACGGCGTCGACCCGGCGAGGGTCGAAAACGTGCAGCTCGCGGTCGGCGAGGTCGCCGAAGCGGTGCGTGCCCGCAAGGTGGATGCTTTCCTGGCCGCAGGACCGCTCAACAGCAAGGTGATCGGGGAGGCACTGGCCGCGACCGCGAGTTCCGGCCGGGAGCCGGTGTTCCTCGGCATCGATTCGTCCGAAGCGCTCGCCGCCAACCATCCGTCCTACGAATCGGCCTCGATCCCGGCGGGCGCCTTCGGCGGCGCCCCGGCGCGTCCGGTCGACGACGTCAAGACCATCAGCTTTTCGCACTACATCGTGGCGCGCGACGGCGTCTCCGACAGCACCATCGCGAGCTTCACCCAGCAATTGTTCACGGCGCGCCAGACCGTGATGACCGAGAACCCGCTGGCGGCGAAGATCGAGACGCCCGACACCGACAAGGACGCGGTGATCCCGGTACAGGCCGGCGCCGCCGCCTATGTGGACGGCGAGGAGCGCAGCTTTCTCGACCGCTACAGCGACCTGATCTGGTTCTCGCTGATGGGCCTGTCGGCGACCGGCT
This genomic window contains:
- a CDS encoding TetR/AcrR family transcriptional regulator yields the protein MNERSKISDDPRRGAILQAAFDVFVEKGFDAATTAEIVRRAKTSKRTLYAFFASKQDILTALVRYGSQKLQPSPELPAPQNRAQFLAVLEQFGRGFLGELLHPERTAMYRLAIAEAGRGGALVARELDANGRQPVMRAATRFFDQAAARGIIRRADIATLLSVYFSVLIGFAQLQTLLGTEPPLDAEAIAQRAALATRAMERMMQPDNSDS
- a CDS encoding TAXI family TRAP transporter solute-binding subunit yields the protein MDFKRLFARSMDEPEPVDPLLHASPRPVRRRTTLISLAAILALVGTISAAYYFAMRPATLKIAVGPQASDDLRLIQGLAQVFARERNIVRMRPIVTDGPAASAAALKSDATDLAVIRGDLPVPRNARSVAVLHKNVAVLWAPGRAATGKRKKAAVAGITTITQLLGKRVGVIGRTEANAGLLEVILRQYGVDPARVENVQLAVGEVAEAVRARKVDAFLAAGPLNSKVIGEALAATASSGREPVFLGIDSSEALAANHPSYESASIPAGAFGGAPARPVDDVKTISFSHYIVARDGVSDSTIASFTQQLFTARQTVMTENPLAAKIETPDTDKDAVIPVQAGAAAYVDGEERSFLDRYSDLIWFSLMGLSATGSLGAWFASYLRKDERNSNVSQRDRLLDMLAAARRCDAQDELDAMQTEADAILRDALNCYENGGIDSAALTAFSIALEQFHNAVVDRKMLLAALPPPQPIRPARPQVV
- a CDS encoding YkvA family protein; the encoded protein is MTTEHSVGFEPADKLAQDPESVRRRFWHKIKRVAAHLPFAEDILAAYYCAFDRQTPRHVQVALLGAIAYFVLPFDFMPDILPILGFTDDAAILATALRMVASNITPAHREAARNAMQRGLDEA
- a CDS encoding 4a-hydroxytetrahydrobiopterin dehydratase, whose product is MVERLTGKERQQALQGLPGWSEVEGRDAIARSFVFEDFNEAFGFMTRAALVAEKADHHPEWRNVYKTVEVVLTTHDAGGVTVRDIELATAMNAIAAQFGVA